A portion of the Bacillus thuringiensis genome contains these proteins:
- a CDS encoding ribonuclease H-like YkuK family protein, with protein sequence MDGAHKFYNVSERHLNFDMVFNRICSFIEKDPRNLYRLSIGTDSQAHQKDTRFITAIHIHRVGKGAWGCLHHRSVKDKPATLREKIYLETQFSQEIACLFTPTHIQTIWELLHPYAQDGAGFIMEIHLDIGNDGLTKEFILDMTEKIRAMGLTAKIKPDAYAAFSYANRYTK encoded by the coding sequence GTGGACGGTGCACATAAATTTTACAATGTTTCAGAGAGACATTTAAATTTTGATATGGTCTTTAACCGTATTTGTAGTTTCATTGAAAAGGATCCACGAAATTTATATCGATTATCCATTGGGACAGACTCGCAAGCACATCAAAAGGATACGAGGTTTATTACAGCAATCCATATTCATCGTGTTGGAAAAGGCGCTTGGGGGTGTTTACACCATAGATCAGTAAAAGATAAGCCAGCAACTTTACGTGAGAAAATATATTTAGAAACGCAGTTTAGTCAAGAAATCGCATGTCTATTTACGCCTACTCATATACAAACAATATGGGAGTTATTGCATCCTTATGCTCAAGATGGGGCTGGATTCATAATGGAAATTCATTTAGACATTGGGAATGATGGTTTAACAAAAGAATTTATTTTAGATATGACAGAAAAAATTCGAGCGATGGGATTAACTGCAAAAATTAAGCCGGATGCTTATGCGGCGTTTAGCTATGCAAATCGATATACGAAATGA
- a CDS encoding YkuJ family protein, with protein sequence MSLLQGILTRLVSLQEQAESGEVAQRYFEVNGERKCSVKFFDKSEMYELEVYQQGEKPQVYQFDNIDMVAIEIYDIIS encoded by the coding sequence ATGTCTCTACTCCAAGGAATTTTAACTCGACTTGTTAGTCTACAAGAACAAGCTGAAAGCGGTGAAGTAGCACAACGCTATTTTGAAGTGAACGGTGAGCGCAAATGTAGCGTGAAATTTTTCGATAAAAGTGAAATGTATGAGTTAGAAGTGTATCAACAAGGTGAAAAACCTCAAGTGTACCAATTCGATAATATCGACATGGTTGCAATTGAGATTTACGATATCATTTCTTGA
- a CDS encoding glutaredoxin family protein, which produces MKKIEVYTQPDCPPCVIVKEFLKHNNVAYEEFDVKKDAAARNRLLYDYDSYSTPTVVIDGEVVAGFQIEKLQQLLNIE; this is translated from the coding sequence ATGAAAAAAATTGAGGTTTATACACAACCCGATTGTCCGCCATGTGTTATTGTGAAAGAATTTTTGAAGCATAATAACGTTGCATATGAAGAATTTGACGTAAAAAAAGACGCTGCTGCTCGCAATCGTCTTTTATACGACTATGATTCCTATTCAACTCCAACAGTCGTAATTGATGGCGAAGTAGTTGCAGGTTTTCAAATTGAAAAGTTACAACAACTACTCAATATAGAATAG
- a CDS encoding DUF3993 domain-containing protein, translating to MRKYGIWLVLFVCVAFLVGYSVTTVLGKEEVEVDRKEVFTTIQKGYETQFSIRGKHLPMNKMIETLSPYFTDNFLQVFTDENSRSDKQSGEYLLPAKEAPFSFNSETKMSYDEEHKNLYVYERTKSGQYQIVTLKRDQDKWKLAGYHESQELLTEIKRLQQL from the coding sequence ATGAGGAAATATGGAATATGGCTTGTTCTATTTGTATGTGTTGCCTTTCTAGTTGGTTATAGTGTTACGACTGTTTTAGGGAAAGAGGAAGTGGAAGTTGATCGGAAAGAAGTATTTACAACGATACAAAAAGGCTATGAAACCCAATTTTCAATTCGTGGGAAGCATTTGCCGATGAATAAGATGATAGAGACGTTATCACCGTATTTTACAGATAATTTCCTTCAAGTATTTACAGATGAAAATAGCAGAAGTGATAAACAAAGTGGTGAATATTTACTTCCGGCAAAAGAAGCACCGTTTTCTTTTAATTCAGAAACGAAAATGTCGTATGATGAAGAACATAAAAATTTATATGTATATGAGCGGACAAAAAGTGGGCAATATCAAATTGTAACATTAAAAAGGGATCAAGATAAATGGAAGTTAGCAGGATATCATGAAAGTCAGGAACTTTTAACTGAAATAAAAAGGTTGCAACAATTATAA
- a CDS encoding EAL-associated domain-containing protein: protein MIDALDVMSNLDKVLPYYQAIFSADEHTVIGYEVVGRIQTEEGIQSLASFFHDDSIPSEFQLEADNIIVEKALNRYLESDQKLLLFIHRNANVLMNDDDESLLQLLLRYEEQGLNLKQIVLEITEHECKEDIEQFNHLLMYYRTYGIQISINKVGTGTSNLERISVLAPDILKVDLTNLRQTALLQSYQDILYSLSLLARRIGATLLYEEIDAFYQLQYAWKNGGRYYQGNYLKECLPDFIETNVLKERLGNECHQFIQHEKKKLQKIYNLTEMLRDRIGDVLSKQKKNEDVNNWLLQFSQSVSQCSFRIFICNEDGFQQSGNVMKKDGEWIVMPDYYMKNWSWRPYFLENIMKMRFENKARLSDLYADIETGEMVRTFSFPIDDDNFLFIDLSYEYLYEEDVLF from the coding sequence TTGATAGATGCATTAGATGTAATGAGTAACTTGGATAAAGTCCTTCCTTATTATCAAGCTATTTTTAGTGCTGATGAGCATACTGTAATTGGATATGAAGTAGTAGGACGTATTCAAACAGAAGAGGGCATACAAAGTTTAGCTTCTTTCTTTCACGATGATTCGATTCCAAGTGAATTTCAACTGGAAGCGGATAACATTATAGTAGAAAAAGCTTTAAATCGTTATTTAGAAAGCGATCAAAAATTATTATTATTTATACATCGAAATGCTAATGTATTAATGAATGATGATGATGAAAGCTTGCTTCAACTTTTATTGAGGTATGAAGAACAAGGTTTAAATTTAAAACAAATTGTTTTAGAGATTACAGAGCATGAATGTAAAGAAGATATAGAGCAATTTAATCATTTGCTTATGTATTATCGTACATATGGTATTCAAATTTCGATTAATAAAGTCGGAACGGGCACAAGTAATTTAGAGCGTATTAGCGTGTTAGCACCTGATATTTTAAAAGTAGATTTAACGAACTTAAGGCAAACAGCACTTTTACAATCTTATCAAGATATTTTATATTCTTTATCATTACTTGCTAGAAGAATTGGTGCAACCTTGTTATATGAAGAAATAGATGCTTTTTATCAACTGCAATATGCTTGGAAAAACGGTGGAAGATATTATCAAGGTAATTATTTGAAAGAATGTTTACCTGATTTTATTGAAACGAATGTTTTGAAAGAGCGACTTGGTAATGAATGTCATCAGTTTATTCAGCATGAAAAGAAGAAGTTACAAAAAATTTATAATTTAACAGAGATGTTACGCGATCGAATTGGCGATGTTTTATCAAAACAAAAAAAGAATGAAGATGTAAATAATTGGTTATTACAATTTAGTCAAAGTGTATCACAGTGTAGTTTTCGTATATTTATTTGTAATGAAGATGGTTTCCAACAATCAGGAAATGTTATGAAAAAAGATGGAGAATGGATTGTGATGCCGGATTATTATATGAAGAACTGGAGTTGGCGCCCGTATTTTCTCGAGAATATCATGAAAATGCGTTTTGAGAATAAGGCGAGGCTTTCAGATTTATATGCAGATATCGAAACGGGTGAAATGGTACGAACATTTTCTTTCCCGATTGATGATGACAACTTTTTATTTATAGATTTATCTTATGAATATTTATATGAAGAAGATGTTTTATTTTAA
- the fadH gene encoding 2,4-dienoyl-CoA reductase, with protein sequence MKEKVVIITGGSSGMGKGMATRFAKEGARVVITGRTKEKLEETKLEIEQFPGQVLPVQMDVRNTDDIQKMIEQIDEKFGRIDVLINNAAGNFICPAEDLSVNGWNSVINIVLNGTFYCSHAVGKYWIEKGIKGNIINMVATYAWDAGPGVIHSAAAKAGVLAMTKTLAVEWGRKYGIRVNAIAPGPIERTGGADKLWISEEMAKRTIQSVPLGRLGTPEEIAGLAYYLCSDEAAYINGTCMTMDGGQHLHQYPF encoded by the coding sequence GTGAAAGAAAAGGTAGTTATTATAACAGGTGGATCGAGTGGAATGGGAAAAGGAATGGCAACTCGTTTTGCAAAAGAAGGGGCACGAGTTGTTATTACAGGACGTACAAAGGAAAAACTAGAGGAAACAAAGTTGGAAATTGAACAATTTCCAGGGCAAGTATTACCTGTACAAATGGATGTAAGAAATACAGATGACATTCAGAAAATGATTGAACAGATTGATGAGAAGTTTGGTCGAATTGATGTTTTAATAAATAATGCAGCTGGCAACTTTATTTGTCCAGCAGAAGATTTATCTGTGAATGGCTGGAATTCAGTCATTAATATTGTGTTAAACGGTACATTTTATTGTAGCCATGCTGTCGGAAAATATTGGATTGAAAAAGGTATAAAAGGGAATATCATTAACATGGTAGCAACGTATGCATGGGATGCAGGGCCAGGAGTGATTCATTCGGCTGCAGCGAAGGCAGGAGTATTAGCGATGACGAAGACGCTCGCTGTTGAGTGGGGACGTAAATATGGAATACGAGTTAACGCTATTGCGCCAGGACCAATTGAACGTACGGGCGGTGCTGATAAATTATGGATTTCAGAAGAAATGGCTAAGCGTACGATACAAAGTGTTCCGCTTGGAAGGTTGGGTACGCCAGAAGAAATCGCTGGTCTAGCTTATTATTTATGCTCAGATGAAGCTGCGTACATAAATGGAACTTGCATGACAATGGATGGAGGACAACATTTACATCAATATCCATTTTAA
- a CDS encoding metallophosphoesterase, producing the protein MKHITRRDFLKIGMRTCLYSFITSSIGYYYAKYIEPHFISFTQHTLKSQLIPKSFHGMKILQFSDLHLGYYFSLQHLSQVVSKINAVNPDIVLFTGDLIDNYQTYTDTPFVASILKNIQAPFGKFAIYGNHDHGGYGTEYYEHIMRESGFELLLNSEKRIHLMDNSEISIFGLDDILLGKPKIEKTLEHARQNTYNIVLVHEPDIAPKVSKYPINLQLSGHSHGGQVQIPFLGAIITPSLAKDYIEGFYTIQDLTLYVNRGLGRTRVPFRFMSKPEITLFILQHS; encoded by the coding sequence ATGAAGCACATTACAAGAAGAGATTTTTTAAAAATTGGTATGCGTACTTGTCTCTATTCATTTATAACCAGTAGCATCGGATACTACTATGCTAAATATATAGAGCCCCATTTCATTTCTTTTACACAGCACACATTAAAATCACAACTCATCCCAAAAAGTTTTCATGGTATGAAAATTCTTCAATTCAGCGATTTACATCTCGGATACTATTTCTCGCTTCAACATTTATCTCAAGTTGTTTCTAAAATTAATGCTGTAAATCCAGATATTGTCCTTTTTACTGGAGATCTCATTGATAATTACCAAACGTATACTGACACCCCTTTCGTTGCATCCATTTTAAAAAATATACAAGCCCCCTTCGGGAAATTCGCTATTTATGGTAACCATGATCACGGTGGATATGGAACGGAATACTATGAGCACATCATGCGTGAATCTGGATTTGAACTATTGCTAAATAGTGAAAAAAGAATTCATCTAATGGATAATAGTGAAATTTCTATTTTCGGTCTCGATGATATACTACTAGGCAAACCAAAAATAGAGAAAACATTAGAGCATGCACGGCAAAATACTTATAACATTGTTCTTGTTCACGAACCAGATATCGCGCCCAAAGTTTCCAAATATCCAATCAACTTGCAACTTTCTGGTCATAGCCACGGCGGACAAGTACAAATTCCTTTTTTAGGAGCTATTATTACACCATCACTCGCCAAAGACTATATTGAAGGCTTCTATACAATTCAGGATTTAACTCTCTATGTCAATCGAGGCTTGGGAAGAACACGTGTCCCATTCCGTTTTATGTCAAAACCTGAAATTACACTTTTTATACTCCAACATTCGTAA
- a CDS encoding polyphosphate kinase produces the protein MELLKGNAVNLNDTAYYNNRELSWLAFNERVLQEAQDANNPLLERLKFISIFSSNLDEFFMVRVAGLKDQVSAGFNQPENKAGFTPKKQLNKIAIKAHALMTVQYDTFKNYVLPALELEGIERLTFNDLTKEQREFIEEYFDEQIFPVLTPVAIDAYRPFPMLLNKSLNLATLLYDEKQAEEENRTKLGIVQVPSLLERFIILPSEGQKHKFILLEDVISSFTHKLFTGYTVSSVTRFRITRNADLTIHEEGARDLLKVIEKELKKRKWGAAVRLEVGKEHIDERVLALLYEVLEVKDEDVYIMDGPLDLTCLFSLYKKLAPLYEHLVYPALIPQPPQDLGDEEDVFEKAIEHDILLHHPFESFQPVVDFVRDAADDPNVLAIKQTLYRVSGDSPIIQALKIAAEKGKQVTVLVELKARFDEENNVHWAKELEQAGCHVIYGVSHLKTHSKITLVVRRKNGKIERFVHLGTGNYNDATAKLYTDFGYITSRKDFGVDATNFFNYLSGYTTKPHFHHLSVAPFDIREQFMDLIDEEIRYHRQYGNGYIIAKMNSLTDKPLIKKMYEASQAGVKVELIVRGTCCLRPGIPNVSENIRVVSVVGRYLEHSRIYYFHHNGEEKIYLSSADWMTRNMEKRVEISFPILDIEMKARIKAILQLTLADNVKTREQNKDGDYYYVINGSTEEIDSQVKLFKMAYQNTDAE, from the coding sequence ATGGAATTATTGAAGGGGAATGCAGTAAATTTAAATGATACAGCTTATTACAATAATCGAGAGCTAAGTTGGTTAGCATTTAATGAACGTGTCTTACAAGAAGCGCAAGATGCAAATAATCCACTGTTGGAAAGATTGAAATTCATTAGTATTTTTAGTTCGAATTTAGATGAGTTTTTTATGGTACGCGTAGCGGGATTAAAGGATCAAGTGAGTGCTGGATTTAACCAACCAGAAAATAAAGCTGGCTTCACACCAAAAAAGCAATTAAATAAAATTGCGATAAAAGCCCATGCACTAATGACAGTACAATATGATACATTTAAAAATTATGTATTGCCAGCGCTTGAATTAGAGGGGATTGAACGTTTAACATTCAATGATTTGACGAAAGAGCAGCGAGAATTTATAGAAGAGTATTTTGATGAGCAAATTTTTCCTGTGTTAACTCCTGTAGCTATTGATGCATATCGTCCATTTCCAATGTTATTAAACAAAAGTTTGAATTTAGCTACTCTTTTATATGATGAGAAGCAAGCGGAAGAAGAAAACAGGACGAAGTTAGGAATTGTACAAGTTCCTTCATTACTTGAGCGCTTCATAATTTTACCGAGCGAAGGGCAAAAGCATAAATTTATTTTATTAGAAGACGTAATTAGTAGCTTTACTCATAAATTATTTACGGGATATACAGTATCATCTGTTACTCGTTTCCGTATTACACGCAATGCCGATTTAACGATTCATGAAGAAGGTGCGAGAGATTTATTAAAGGTAATTGAAAAAGAATTAAAAAAGCGTAAGTGGGGGGCTGCTGTACGTTTAGAAGTTGGGAAAGAACACATTGATGAAAGAGTATTAGCGTTATTATATGAGGTTCTGGAAGTAAAAGATGAAGATGTATATATAATGGATGGTCCATTAGATTTAACATGCTTGTTTTCTTTATATAAAAAACTAGCTCCTTTATATGAACATCTTGTATATCCGGCTCTTATTCCGCAACCGCCTCAAGACTTAGGTGATGAAGAAGATGTATTTGAAAAAGCAATTGAGCATGATATTTTATTACATCATCCTTTTGAATCATTTCAGCCGGTAGTTGATTTTGTCCGTGATGCGGCAGACGATCCGAATGTACTTGCCATTAAACAAACGTTATATCGAGTAAGTGGTGATTCACCGATTATTCAGGCGTTAAAGATAGCGGCTGAAAAAGGAAAACAAGTGACGGTATTAGTTGAATTAAAGGCAAGATTTGATGAAGAAAACAATGTTCATTGGGCTAAAGAATTGGAACAGGCAGGCTGTCATGTTATTTACGGTGTAAGTCACTTGAAAACACATAGTAAAATTACGTTAGTTGTAAGAAGAAAAAACGGAAAAATTGAAAGGTTCGTACATCTCGGGACTGGAAACTATAATGATGCAACAGCGAAGTTATATACTGATTTTGGATATATTACATCAAGAAAAGACTTTGGGGTCGATGCAACCAATTTCTTTAATTATTTAAGTGGTTATACAACAAAGCCACATTTTCATCATTTATCGGTTGCTCCATTTGATATAAGAGAGCAATTTATGGATTTAATAGATGAAGAAATCCGTTATCATAGGCAATATGGAAATGGATACATTATCGCTAAGATGAATTCATTAACAGATAAACCATTAATTAAAAAAATGTACGAAGCATCACAAGCTGGAGTAAAGGTAGAGCTCATTGTTCGAGGAACATGTTGTCTAAGACCTGGTATTCCAAATGTAAGTGAAAATATTCGTGTAGTTAGTGTTGTTGGAAGATATTTAGAACATAGCCGTATTTATTATTTCCATCATAATGGCGAGGAAAAAATATATTTATCTTCAGCTGATTGGATGACGCGAAATATGGAGAAGCGAGTGGAAATATCTTTCCCGATATTAGATATTGAAATGAAGGCACGAATTAAGGCGATTTTACAGCTTACATTAGCTGATAATGTGAAAACACGTGAACAAAATAAAGATGGTGATTACTATTATGTTATTAATGGTAGTACAGAAGAAATTGATAGCCAAGTGAAGTTGTTTAAGATGGCGTATCAAAATACAGACGCTGAATAA
- a CDS encoding Ppx/GppA family phosphatase, with protein sequence MFLKFDNERVRSLKEILKQQYAIIDIGSNTMRLVIYEKQNGGFYKEIENTKVVARLRNYLIDGVLNEEGIKVLLQTLVQFQESTRFHQLHHVLCVATATIRQSENQEEIKKLVEGQTDFTLRVLSEYEEARYGYLAVMNSTSFSEGITVDIGGGSTEVTYFRNREILEYHSFPFGALSLKQQFIKGDIPTTDELEGMQQYLEFQFRTLPWLINKKLPLIAIGGSARNLVKIHQNLICYPIAGLHLYKMTEEDIENVKDELEKLSFIELQKLEGLAKDRADTIIPAVEVFHTLVNVIEAPAFVLSRKGLREGVFYEELTKDLGISYYPNVVEESLHLLSHEYEMDMEFVIQLIKHGRLICKQLEEIGLISMSVKDWEVFHQAAKVFNIGKYIDEEASRLHTFYLLANKTIDGMMHKDRVRLALIASYKSKMLFKQHLSPFEGWFDKSEQKKIRLLGAVLQFSATLNVRQRSLVDTISITENEEGLTFKALCEQSALAEKVQAEKQKKQLERVLKTNINLSFELKH encoded by the coding sequence ATGTTTTTGAAATTTGATAATGAAAGAGTGAGAAGTTTGAAAGAAATATTAAAACAACAGTATGCCATTATAGATATTGGATCTAATACAATGCGTTTAGTTATTTATGAAAAGCAAAATGGAGGTTTTTATAAAGAGATTGAAAATACGAAAGTGGTTGCTAGGTTAAGAAATTACTTAATTGATGGTGTGTTGAATGAAGAGGGAATAAAAGTATTATTACAGACATTAGTGCAATTTCAAGAAAGTACAAGGTTCCATCAGTTGCATCATGTACTTTGTGTTGCAACAGCAACAATTAGACAGTCTGAGAATCAAGAGGAAATTAAAAAGCTTGTTGAAGGACAAACGGACTTTACTCTTAGAGTATTATCAGAATATGAGGAAGCGCGTTACGGATACTTGGCGGTTATGAATTCTACATCGTTTTCAGAAGGAATAACGGTAGATATTGGTGGGGGAAGTACGGAAGTTACATACTTTAGAAATAGAGAGATTTTAGAGTACCATAGTTTTCCTTTTGGGGCACTTTCTTTAAAGCAACAATTTATTAAAGGCGATATTCCTACTACAGATGAGTTAGAGGGAATGCAACAGTATTTAGAGTTTCAATTTCGAACGTTACCATGGTTAATCAATAAGAAATTGCCTCTTATTGCAATTGGTGGTAGTGCGAGGAACTTAGTAAAAATCCATCAAAATTTAATATGTTATCCTATAGCAGGATTACATTTATACAAGATGACAGAAGAGGATATTGAAAATGTAAAAGATGAATTGGAAAAATTGTCGTTCATAGAACTTCAGAAATTGGAAGGCTTGGCAAAAGATCGAGCGGATACGATTATTCCAGCGGTTGAAGTATTTCATACACTTGTTAATGTTATAGAGGCACCGGCATTTGTATTAAGTAGAAAAGGGTTAAGAGAAGGTGTTTTCTATGAAGAGTTGACAAAAGATTTGGGGATTTCATATTATCCGAACGTAGTTGAAGAAAGTTTGCATTTACTATCACACGAATATGAAATGGATATGGAATTTGTTATTCAACTTATTAAACATGGAAGACTAATTTGCAAACAACTTGAGGAAATAGGGCTTATTTCTATGTCAGTAAAAGACTGGGAAGTGTTCCATCAAGCAGCGAAAGTATTTAATATAGGCAAATATATAGACGAAGAAGCGAGCCGTTTACATACGTTTTATTTATTAGCGAATAAGACAATTGATGGCATGATGCATAAAGATCGAGTAAGGCTAGCACTTATTGCATCGTATAAATCAAAAATGTTATTTAAACAACATTTATCTCCATTTGAAGGTTGGTTTGATAAAAGCGAACAAAAAAAAATCCGCCTATTAGGAGCTGTTTTACAATTTTCAGCTACTTTAAATGTAAGGCAACGATCGCTTGTTGATACGATATCTATAACAGAAAATGAAGAAGGATTAACGTTTAAAGCTTTATGTGAACAATCGGCATTAGCGGAAAAAGTGCAAGCTGAAAAACAAAAAAAACAGTTAGAAAGAGTACTAAAAACGAATATTAACTTGTCATTTGAACTAAAACATTAG
- a CDS encoding YkyB family protein: protein MKPSQPQSQLQNQHSINRLAQSIFVVNRHAKAATNPKYLYWLKKTALERLIAEKKAIKEGLHFSRNPRFSQQQSDVLIRLGDYFFHIPPTKEDFRILPHLGHLESSYRNPKTTLSLTVAKKTLQDYIGPEALKQEKKLSEPVPWYSRTYTKK from the coding sequence ATGAAACCTTCACAACCACAATCTCAATTACAAAACCAACATTCTATTAATCGACTAGCTCAATCTATTTTCGTTGTGAATCGTCATGCTAAAGCAGCTACTAACCCTAAATATTTATACTGGTTAAAAAAGACAGCTTTAGAACGTTTGATTGCTGAAAAAAAAGCAATTAAAGAAGGATTACATTTTTCTAGAAACCCACGTTTTAGCCAACAACAATCTGATGTCCTTATACGTTTAGGCGATTATTTTTTCCACATCCCTCCTACAAAAGAAGATTTTCGAATTCTACCGCATCTTGGTCATCTTGAATCCTCCTATCGAAATCCGAAAACAACCTTATCTTTAACAGTAGCAAAAAAAACACTTCAAGATTATATTGGTCCTGAAGCATTGAAACAAGAAAAAAAATTAAGTGAACCTGTTCCATGGTATAGTCGTACTTATACAAAAAAATAA
- a CDS encoding YkyA family protein gives MLKYSKLAIITALSMTLLAGCFGPKPEEELYVAFENAAKQEKTMFEDAKKLEDLEKEGQELYNQIVQEGKDNNQTVKEKLNQAAKNTTEREKVLTKEKEALNKAQEEVKSADKYVKKIEDNKLKNQADKVKSTYEKRHDSFNKMYDSYNKSLKQEKELYTMLQDKGTKLKDISEKVKVVNQSYKDIESEKDKFNEFTKSYNTEKVAFYKQANIKIKEEKK, from the coding sequence ATGTTGAAATATAGTAAATTAGCAATTATAACTGCATTATCAATGACTTTATTAGCCGGTTGTTTTGGACCGAAACCGGAAGAAGAATTATATGTAGCGTTTGAAAACGCTGCTAAACAAGAAAAAACAATGTTTGAAGATGCAAAAAAACTTGAGGATTTAGAGAAAGAAGGACAAGAATTATATAACCAGATTGTGCAAGAGGGAAAAGATAATAATCAAACTGTTAAAGAAAAACTGAATCAAGCAGCAAAGAATACAACGGAACGAGAAAAAGTACTTACAAAAGAAAAAGAGGCTTTAAATAAAGCGCAAGAAGAAGTGAAGTCAGCTGATAAGTATGTGAAAAAAATTGAAGATAATAAGTTGAAAAATCAAGCTGATAAAGTGAAAAGCACTTATGAGAAACGACACGATTCATTTAATAAAATGTATGACAGCTATAATAAATCTTTAAAACAAGAAAAAGAGTTATATACAATGTTACAAGATAAAGGTACTAAATTAAAAGATATTAGTGAAAAAGTAAAAGTAGTAAATCAATCTTATAAGGATATTGAGTCAGAAAAAGATAAATTTAATGAATTCACAAAGTCTTATAATACAGAAAAAGTAGCTTTTTATAAACAAGCAAATATTAAAATTAAAGAAGAGAAAAAATAA
- a CDS encoding diguanylate cyclase domain-containing protein, translated as MKHKGKISGLLLGNTVAVTEWIALQDVIAKLDSRSFYTVFIIYILQMILSYYFGHWYDKRASKRMNVEVGGMASNDFVVDFFGKVAALSERDSRNITVYILSVKEWEGLKDTLQEKKLGVLVKKLESTIVKTIRKGDVVTKWDENKYVIVAIDNGHETSTITNRLMKNIESEIEGDLLSVTLLFGAASYPVEGKTFEELLRKSQNQLYQYRNLQENE; from the coding sequence ATGAAACATAAAGGGAAAATTAGTGGGTTATTACTTGGGAATACAGTGGCAGTTACAGAATGGATTGCACTTCAGGATGTAATTGCAAAACTGGATTCACGATCATTTTATACCGTCTTTATTATTTATATATTGCAAATGATACTAAGTTATTATTTTGGACATTGGTACGATAAAAGAGCGAGCAAGCGTATGAATGTGGAAGTAGGAGGAATGGCAAGCAACGATTTTGTTGTTGATTTTTTTGGGAAAGTAGCCGCTTTATCTGAAAGAGATTCCCGTAATATTACAGTGTACATTCTTTCTGTAAAAGAATGGGAAGGATTAAAAGACACGTTGCAAGAAAAAAAATTGGGAGTGTTAGTAAAAAAATTGGAGAGTACCATTGTAAAGACAATCCGGAAGGGAGATGTTGTTACAAAGTGGGATGAAAATAAGTATGTTATTGTAGCAATTGATAATGGTCATGAAACATCAACAATAACAAACAGATTAATGAAAAATATTGAAAGTGAAATAGAAGGTGATTTACTCAGTGTCACTCTTCTATTTGGAGCAGCTAGCTATCCAGTAGAAGGAAAAACATTTGAAGAACTGTTGAGAAAGTCGCAAAATCAATTGTACCAGTATAGAAATTTACAAGAAAATGAGTAA
- a CDS encoding phage holin: MLQKENLSDSMRLLAGFLLSLKLLFTSFGIHFITNDQIDAIVNVVSFLFILYFGYKNNYVGKKGTFCIGSFLSLTHNNFICLQWTI; encoded by the coding sequence ATGCTACAAAAAGAGAATCTATCAGATTCTATGCGTTTACTAGCTGGTTTTCTATTATCATTAAAATTATTATTTACCTCTTTCGGCATACACTTTATTACAAACGATCAAATCGACGCTATTGTTAATGTTGTTTCATTTTTATTTATTCTATACTTTGGCTACAAAAATAACTATGTAGGAAAAAAAGGAACCTTTTGTATAGGTTCCTTTTTATCATTGACGCACAACAACTTCATTTGTTTGCAGTGGACCATATGA